A section of the Veillonella criceti genome encodes:
- a CDS encoding type I restriction-modification system subunit M: MAESNSKTLYQALWNCADILRSKMDANEYKSYLLGLVFYKYLSDKLLLTFAELLDEPTEDLIEAQRIFEREYTTNIDDEEFIKDVYENISYIIKPELTFTYLVELMNTGEFHLEYLAQGLSDIQLSSPVFANLFEDIDLFSKKLGNTPQKQNQTISGVMKELANLDLAHSGDVLGDAYEYLIGQFASDSGKKAGEFYTPQAVSTLMTRIVLNDREDMPGFSVYDPTMGSGSLLLNAKKYSNMPGMIQYFGQELNTSTYNLARMNMILHGVPIENQHLHNADTLDQDWPTEEPTNFDAVLMNPPYSAKWGAEKGFLDDPRFFTYGVLAPKSKADFAFLLHGYYHLKDTGVMAIVLPHGVLFRGNAEGKIRKVLLENGAIDTVIGLPANIFFNTSIPTTVIILKKNRTNRDVLFIDASNEFTKGKNQNLLEEGHIQKILDTYKNREDVDKYAHVASFEEIKENDFNLNIPRYVDTFEEEEPIDIIELSKEIISINKEIEETEKEFLAMLDELQVTDETRDIIEATKAVFKR; this comes from the coding sequence ATGGCAGAATCTAATTCAAAAACTTTGTATCAAGCACTATGGAATTGTGCAGATATATTAAGGTCTAAGATGGACGCGAATGAGTATAAGTCATATTTATTAGGTCTTGTATTCTATAAATATTTAAGTGATAAATTATTATTAACTTTTGCTGAACTATTAGATGAGCCAACAGAGGATTTAATAGAAGCACAACGTATTTTTGAACGTGAATATACAACGAATATTGATGACGAAGAATTTATTAAAGATGTGTATGAAAATATATCGTACATTATTAAACCTGAATTAACATTTACCTATTTGGTAGAATTAATGAATACTGGAGAGTTTCATTTAGAATATTTAGCACAAGGTTTATCTGATATTCAATTATCTTCTCCTGTATTTGCTAATTTATTTGAAGATATAGATTTGTTTTCTAAAAAATTAGGAAATACGCCTCAAAAGCAAAACCAGACTATCTCTGGAGTTATGAAAGAATTAGCGAATCTAGATTTGGCACATAGTGGGGATGTGTTGGGTGATGCATATGAATATTTAATTGGACAATTTGCTTCTGATTCTGGAAAAAAGGCTGGGGAATTCTATACTCCTCAAGCAGTATCTACTCTTATGACCCGGATAGTGTTGAATGATCGTGAAGATATGCCTGGATTTTCAGTATATGACCCAACTATGGGTTCTGGGTCATTGCTTTTAAATGCAAAAAAATATTCAAATATGCCAGGTATGATTCAATATTTTGGGCAAGAGTTAAATACGTCTACATATAATTTGGCACGTATGAATATGATTCTTCATGGTGTTCCTATTGAAAACCAACATCTACATAATGCAGATACTTTAGATCAAGATTGGCCAACAGAGGAACCTACAAACTTTGATGCAGTCTTAATGAATCCACCATATTCAGCCAAATGGGGAGCTGAAAAAGGATTTTTAGATGACCCGCGTTTCTTTACATATGGTGTATTAGCACCAAAATCTAAGGCTGATTTTGCATTTTTGTTACATGGTTATTATCATTTAAAAGATACAGGAGTAATGGCGATAGTGCTACCACATGGTGTATTATTCCGAGGCAATGCAGAAGGCAAAATAAGAAAAGTTTTGTTAGAGAATGGTGCAATTGATACAGTAATTGGTTTACCTGCCAATATTTTCTTTAATACTTCAATTCCTACTACAGTTATTATTTTGAAGAAAAATAGAACCAATCGGGACGTTTTATTTATTGATGCTTCTAATGAGTTTACTAAAGGTAAAAATCAAAATTTATTAGAAGAAGGGCATATTCAGAAAATTTTAGATACATATAAAAATAGAGAAGATGTAGATAAATATGCTCATGTAGCATCTTTTGAAGAAATTAAAGAGAATGATTTTAATCTTAATATTCCACGATATGTAGATACTTTTGAAGAAGAAGAACCTATTGATATTATTGAATTGAGTAAAGAGATAATCTCTATCAATAAAGAAATTGAAGAAACTGAAAAAGAATTTTTAGCTATGCTTGATGAATTACAGGTAACGGATGAGACACGAGATATTATTGAAGCAACAAAGGCGGTGTTCAAACGATGA
- a CDS encoding ArnT family glycosyltransferase, whose amino-acid sequence MTSVKKQCATLLGIALYLFLVGNWAIAITDPVESNYALTAKEMLLAQNYLSPQIYGHYWYDKPIFFYWEVIAGFKLFGINEWGARFFPALFGVLGLFMTYWFGYKVYNRAIGFMSALILGTSFEYWLIAKAVITDMTLFVFFNAALICFYLGYSRLQRNYYYGAYFFAGLAVLTKGPIGLLLPGLIVILFLISQQNYKELLRMKWLGGTVIFLLVAGPWYYFMYKTHGMEFINVFFGVHNVLRATVSEHPRDNVWYYYLGMFVIGFFPWIFTVPAMLKRYWQDRRSQLNTKSFWQRWCTFDQTTTFLLIWALIIVVFYQLMATKYTTYTFPYLLPIALLVARQLHERYSFVKRVVLNNIILYTILTFAVVIPLCAQYSAKNIGYIVADHVTAQDMVVSYGNYKTSIDYYSGRLVYRIEKSEDIPHMKPSNMDWNTKNVMPLLAAEKVVITPQVLAIVENRRMADFLQDVGGTWSMIDSLSNYTVLQKK is encoded by the coding sequence ATGACTAGTGTAAAAAAACAGTGTGCTACCTTATTAGGGATAGCCTTATACCTATTTTTAGTTGGTAATTGGGCCATTGCTATTACTGATCCTGTAGAATCGAACTATGCACTAACAGCTAAAGAAATGCTATTAGCTCAGAATTATTTGTCACCACAAATTTATGGTCATTATTGGTATGATAAGCCCATTTTTTTCTATTGGGAAGTGATAGCAGGCTTTAAACTCTTTGGCATTAATGAATGGGGCGCCCGTTTTTTCCCTGCGCTATTTGGTGTTTTAGGATTATTTATGACGTATTGGTTTGGATATAAAGTTTATAACCGAGCTATTGGTTTTATGTCGGCTTTAATTTTAGGTACTTCTTTTGAATACTGGCTTATTGCTAAAGCTGTGATTACAGATATGACATTGTTTGTCTTTTTCAATGCAGCCTTAATTTGCTTTTACTTAGGGTACAGTCGTTTGCAACGGAATTATTATTATGGTGCCTATTTCTTTGCGGGGCTGGCTGTGTTGACAAAGGGGCCTATTGGCTTGCTTCTACCAGGACTTATCGTTATTTTATTTTTAATAAGTCAACAAAATTATAAAGAATTACTTCGTATGAAATGGCTAGGTGGTACAGTTATTTTCTTGCTAGTGGCCGGACCTTGGTATTATTTTATGTATAAGACACATGGCATGGAGTTTATCAATGTGTTCTTTGGCGTACATAATGTATTGCGGGCTACTGTGTCAGAGCATCCGCGAGATAATGTATGGTATTACTATTTAGGCATGTTTGTTATTGGATTTTTCCCGTGGATATTTACTGTGCCTGCCATGTTAAAACGATATTGGCAAGACCGTCGTTCTCAATTAAACACCAAGAGTTTTTGGCAACGATGGTGCACTTTTGATCAGACAACGACTTTTTTATTAATTTGGGCACTTATAATTGTGGTATTTTACCAGTTGATGGCTACAAAGTATACAACATATACATTTCCTTATTTGTTACCAATTGCTCTATTAGTTGCCCGTCAATTACATGAGCGTTATAGCTTTGTGAAACGTGTAGTGTTGAACAATATTATTTTATATACTATTCTTACATTTGCTGTAGTGATTCCATTATGTGCTCAATATTCAGCTAAGAATATTGGCTATATAGTAGCAGATCATGTAACCGCTCAGGACATGGTTGTTAGCTATGGTAATTATAAAACGTCAATAGATTATTACAGTGGGCGATTAGTGTATCGAATTGAAAAATCTGAAGATATTCCACATATGAAACCGTCCAATATGGATTGGAATACTAAAAATGTCATGCCTTTATTAGCTGCAGAGAAAGTAGTGATTACCCCGCAAGTATTAGCTATAGTAGAGAATCGTCGTATGGCAGATTTTCTTCAGGATGTAGGTGGTACATGGAGTATGATAGATAGTTTATCAAATTATACTGTGCTCCAGAAAAAATAA
- a CDS encoding restriction endonuclease subunit S, with translation MKKEQRRAPVLRFKGFTDDWEQRKLGEIVNFSKGIGYSKADLKKEGVPIILYGRLYTNYEMVITDVDTYTFSKIGSVYSNGGEVIVPASGETAEDISIASVVEKSGILLGGDLNIITPLSEIDSVFLAISISNGKAHKDMAKMAQGKSIVHLHNSDLEKIDLNYPYRKEQTKISVFFRKFDHLITLHQRKLESLEKIKSRYLQCLFPEKKQTNPIIRFSGFNTNWEQRKLGDVCIINNGKDYKHLNKGTIPVYGTGGVLTKVNSALSYDKDAVGIGRKGTINKPFILNAPFWTVDTLFYVIPNKYISLYFLFILFQQIKWNKLDESTGVPSLSKENIKVVNIKLPSKSEMIKISKFIFLLDKKIELHQSKLEALKKIKSIYLRYLFPEKG, from the coding sequence ATGAAAAAAGAGCAAAGAAGAGCACCAGTATTACGTTTTAAAGGGTTTACAGACGATTGGGAACAGCGTAAGTTAGGGGAGATTGTTAATTTTTCTAAAGGAATAGGGTATTCGAAAGCAGATTTGAAAAAAGAAGGAGTGCCAATTATTTTATATGGTAGACTTTATACCAACTATGAGATGGTAATAACTGACGTAGATACATATACATTTAGTAAAATAGGTTCTGTTTATAGTAATGGTGGAGAAGTTATAGTTCCGGCTTCTGGTGAGACTGCTGAAGATATTTCCATAGCCTCAGTCGTTGAAAAGTCGGGTATTTTGCTGGGCGGTGACTTAAATATAATTACACCATTATCTGAAATTGATTCTGTATTTTTAGCTATTAGTATATCCAATGGAAAGGCGCATAAGGATATGGCAAAAATGGCGCAAGGTAAATCTATAGTCCATCTCCACAATTCTGATTTAGAAAAAATAGATTTAAACTATCCTTATCGAAAAGAACAGACAAAAATAAGTGTTTTCTTTAGAAAATTCGACCACCTTATCACCCTTCACCAGCGTAAGCTTGAATCTTTAGAAAAAATAAAAAGTAGATATTTACAATGTTTATTTCCTGAAAAGAAACAAACAAATCCGATAATAAGATTTAGTGGTTTTAATACAAATTGGGAACAGCGTAAGTTAGGGGACGTATGTATTATTAATAATGGAAAAGACTATAAACATTTAAATAAAGGTACAATTCCTGTTTATGGAACTGGCGGAGTATTGACAAAGGTTAATTCTGCTTTGTCATATGATAAGGATGCTGTTGGAATTGGCAGAAAAGGCACTATTAATAAGCCTTTTATTTTAAACGCTCCTTTTTGGACTGTTGATACTTTATTTTATGTAATTCCCAATAAATATATTTCACTCTATTTTTTATTTATATTATTTCAACAAATTAAGTGGAATAAATTAGATGAATCTACAGGCGTTCCTAGCTTATCTAAAGAAAATATAAAAGTTGTTAACATTAAACTCCCTTCTAAAAGTGAAATGATAAAGATTTCAAAGTTTATTTTTTTATTAGATAAAAAAATTGAACTTCACCAAAGTAAGTTAGAAGCTTTAAAAAAGATAAAAAGTATATATTTACGATATTTATTCCCTGAAAAAGGATAA
- a CDS encoding restriction endonuclease subunit S encodes MAAYYKSNHWHFNISKIATEGARNHGLLNLSPRDFFNTTLSFPQNKNEQKNIASLINYLEKTIELHQRKLENLKLLKLGLIQNLFPANGKLRPMINITNNVENWQQLKLFDVLEIPIKERLENPALNKLITVGLNLTGIRVGSARETLDIGATTYYVRRKGQLIYGKQNFFNGSMAIIDDKYDGYATSIDVPALNINNNKVDSKFLYYYISRPCYYKRTEAQAIGTGSKRIHEKTLLSFEIYLPPLATQKKIAKLINNIEKYIAKQNVLLNNYINIKNKYLQLLFI; translated from the coding sequence ATGGCTGCATATTATAAATCAAATCATTGGCATTTTAATATTTCTAAAATAGCTACTGAAGGTGCTAGAAACCATGGATTATTAAATCTATCTCCTCGTGATTTTTTTAATACAACTCTTAGCTTTCCACAAAATAAAAATGAACAAAAAAATATAGCTAGTCTAATTAATTACTTAGAAAAAACAATTGAACTTCACCAGCGTAAGTTAGAAAACTTAAAATTATTAAAGTTAGGATTAATACAGAATTTATTCCCCGCAAATGGAAAATTAAGGCCTATGATTAATATAACTAATAATGTTGAAAACTGGCAACAGCTTAAGTTATTTGATGTTTTAGAGATACCGATAAAAGAAAGACTAGAGAATCCAGCTTTAAATAAATTAATAACGGTTGGATTAAACTTAACTGGAATTCGGGTCGGTAGCGCCCGTGAAACATTAGACATAGGTGCTACAACTTATTATGTTAGAAGAAAAGGCCAGTTAATTTATGGCAAACAAAACTTTTTTAATGGATCAATGGCAATAATAGACGATAAATATGATGGATATGCAACATCTATTGATGTCCCTGCACTGAATATTAATAACAATAAAGTAGATTCTAAGTTTTTATATTATTATATTTCTCGACCATGTTATTATAAAAGAACAGAGGCTCAGGCTATAGGTACTGGCTCTAAACGCATTCATGAAAAAACTTTATTATCATTTGAAATATATTTACCTCCACTTGCAACGCAAAAAAAGATTGCTAAATTAATTAATAATATTGAAAAATATATTGCTAAACAAAATGTGCTACTAAATAATTATATAAATATAAAAAATAAATATTTGCAATTACTTTTTATTTGA
- a CDS encoding Y-family DNA polymerase produces MGYINYDLEPRADIAFIDMKSFYASVECIERGLNPLTTSLCVMSRADNSKGLILASSPTFKHVFGKQNVSRSYDLPFDIETRRFNLKRVLQEGFPINNTYINYIESWAKRTLIVPPRMGLYIVKNIEIQQIFREYAATEDICPYSIDEGFIDLTRSLNYFVPQPELSRREKLDILSAKIQHDIWRRTGIFSTVGMSNANPLLAKLALDNEAKTTPMMRANWSYEDVPSKVWQLPKLTDFWGIGQRTARRLEKLGIHTIKELAHANPDSLKKEFGVIGVQLWFHANGVDESNVREPYKIQSKGIGNSQILPRNYTKQEDIELLLSEMAEQVAIRLRRSHQQTQCVAIYIGFAKESWSANTNLATTNTNTNLANTNTTNANLTDITNTTPLTTRSTIQAQMKIEPTQLTKDLTQHILTLFRKHYKGEPVRQIGVRYSQLLPETLQSISLFDNPETIQKAHNLEHTIDDIRRHHGFLALQKASALLEGSRAIARSKLIGGHAAGGAGGLDGLL; encoded by the coding sequence ATGGGTTACATTAATTACGATTTAGAGCCACGTGCTGATATTGCATTTATTGACATGAAGTCTTTTTATGCCAGTGTAGAGTGCATCGAACGAGGGCTTAATCCTCTCACCACTTCGCTATGCGTTATGAGCCGAGCAGACAATTCCAAAGGGCTCATCCTTGCCTCATCACCTACTTTCAAACATGTATTCGGTAAGCAAAATGTCAGTCGTTCCTATGATTTACCCTTTGATATTGAAACTCGACGTTTCAATTTAAAAAGAGTCCTCCAAGAGGGCTTTCCTATCAATAATACTTATATAAATTACATTGAAAGCTGGGCTAAGCGAACCCTGATTGTGCCACCTCGCATGGGCTTATATATTGTAAAAAATATTGAAATTCAACAAATTTTTCGTGAATATGCAGCAACTGAAGATATTTGCCCCTATTCAATTGATGAAGGGTTTATTGATTTAACCCGTTCACTTAATTATTTTGTGCCTCAGCCAGAACTTTCACGCCGTGAAAAACTCGATATTCTCTCTGCTAAAATCCAACATGATATCTGGCGTCGCACGGGCATATTTAGTACGGTTGGCATGTCCAATGCGAATCCCCTACTGGCTAAACTAGCCCTAGATAATGAAGCTAAAACTACCCCTATGATGCGTGCCAATTGGTCCTATGAAGACGTACCAAGTAAAGTATGGCAACTACCTAAACTAACGGACTTTTGGGGCATTGGTCAGCGCACAGCACGCCGTTTAGAAAAACTAGGTATTCATACAATCAAAGAATTAGCCCATGCAAATCCAGATAGTTTGAAAAAAGAATTCGGTGTCATCGGTGTACAACTCTGGTTTCATGCCAATGGAGTTGATGAAAGTAATGTACGCGAACCCTACAAAATACAATCCAAAGGCATTGGCAACTCACAAATTTTACCGCGCAACTACACCAAACAAGAAGACATAGAGTTACTTCTTTCTGAAATGGCCGAACAAGTTGCTATCCGCTTACGCCGTAGTCACCAACAAACACAATGTGTCGCTATCTATATAGGCTTTGCCAAAGAATCTTGGAGCGCTAATACTAATCTAGCTACCACTAACACTAATACTAATCTCGCTAATACTAACACTACTAATGCTAATCTCACTGACATAACTAATACTACTCCTCTTACTACTCGTAGCACTATACAAGCTCAAATGAAAATTGAACCGACGCAACTAACAAAAGACCTTACACAACATATTCTCACTCTATTTCGTAAACATTATAAAGGTGAACCGGTTCGGCAAATTGGAGTCCGTTACAGTCAATTACTACCAGAAACACTCCAATCTATTTCACTCTTTGATAATCCTGAAACAATTCAAAAAGCCCATAATTTAGAACACACCATTGATGATATCCGTCGCCATCATGGTTTTCTAGCTCTCCAAAAGGCTTCAGCCTTACTAGAGGGATCCCGCGCTATTGCTCGCAGTAAACTAATTGGTGGCCATGCAGCCGGCGGTGCTGGAGGATTGGATGGTCTCTTATGA
- a CDS encoding site-specific integrase — translation MTRRRKSNLLFSTYYREWIQLYKVGAVREVTLDKYWNTHQRIIELAPNLRVHEIDRVLYQKLLNDYAETHEKQTTLDFHHLLKGAIRDAIEDGYLLSDPTRKVVIKGKSPREKKIKYLNQFELQALIKQLNLTPNLNWDWFILLIAKTGIRFSEALAITPESFDFFTQKLTISQTWSYKKGDGGFQPTKNHSSIRKIQLDWQIAMQFSQLTQGLPHDKPIFVTKRVFNSTINNRLQKLCLKAKIPIITIHGLRHTHASLLLFAGVSIASVAARLGHSSMSTTQETYLHIIQELENQDNDKIMRHLASLI, via the coding sequence ATGACAAGAAGACGAAAATCAAATTTATTATTTAGTACGTACTACAGAGAATGGATTCAGCTTTATAAAGTGGGAGCTGTACGAGAGGTTACACTTGATAAATATTGGAATACTCATCAACGAATTATAGAGTTAGCTCCTAATCTTCGAGTCCATGAAATTGACAGAGTTTTATATCAAAAACTGTTAAATGATTATGCTGAGACACACGAAAAACAGACCACTTTAGACTTTCATCATTTGCTAAAAGGCGCTATTAGAGATGCAATTGAAGATGGGTATTTACTCTCTGATCCTACTAGAAAAGTAGTAATAAAAGGTAAATCACCTAGAGAAAAGAAAATAAAATATTTAAATCAATTTGAACTACAAGCACTTATAAAGCAATTAAATTTAACCCCTAATTTAAATTGGGATTGGTTTATTTTATTAATCGCCAAAACAGGAATTCGTTTTTCAGAAGCTTTAGCTATTACTCCAGAAAGCTTTGATTTTTTTACCCAAAAATTAACAATTTCACAAACTTGGAGTTATAAAAAAGGTGATGGAGGGTTTCAACCTACAAAAAATCATTCTTCAATACGCAAAATACAATTAGATTGGCAAATAGCAATGCAATTTTCCCAACTTACGCAAGGATTACCACATGATAAACCTATATTTGTTACAAAGCGAGTATTTAACTCAACAATCAATAATCGCTTACAAAAGCTGTGTTTAAAAGCTAAAATACCAATTATTACTATACACGGATTACGACATACTCATGCATCTTTACTGTTGTTTGCGGGTGTTTCAATCGCTAGTGTCGCTGCCAGATTAGGTCATTCAAGTATGTCTACAACACAGGAGACCTACTTACATATCATTCAAGAATTAGAAAACCAAGATAATGATAAAATTATGAGACATTTAGCATCGCTTATTTAA
- a CDS encoding HAMP domain-containing sensor histidine kinase: MTIKRRLTISNFLMIGIPVLIALIISFFTITALWVPIVQENNIGVRDLDDFEKTSSFLLTQIEGKLKETSAQGRDPKLSDVGSSLRLLTGYTVYIEDSEHKMWGWGEEPDVYTNQLQELAMQLKENGIVSVGTHAVALRDIQTLHGNYRVYIFGSEIHPHVWPAKNTVKWTLIFIFCVVVVGILMANRLLTRFVFHRIRSALDLLAKGVRQIRDGNLEVKLSYTGKDEFAPICDDFNDMAQRLKESVELIQKQENNRKELLAGISHDLRSPLTSIKAYAEGIQDGIATTPELEAKYIRMIQTKADEMERMISNLFTFSKMEMEEYPNYPEEVDLGQEIINFVRNEGVSYGNKGLYVSYRLVGDTFKIWADPFQIRHILMNLADNSVKYKTNDMGHLQIVCEQQNDVVIVCVADDGPGTTASNLERLFDVFYRDDMARSNPHKGSGLGLAIVKKMVQQMKGSINAAQVEPHGLQIVMRIPRYTKADNH; the protein is encoded by the coding sequence ATGACGATTAAACGGCGATTAACCATTTCTAACTTTCTGATGATTGGTATCCCTGTATTAATTGCGTTAATTATTAGTTTTTTCACAATTACGGCACTTTGGGTACCTATTGTACAAGAAAATAATATTGGAGTACGAGATTTAGATGATTTTGAAAAAACAAGTTCTTTTTTATTAACACAAATTGAAGGTAAATTAAAAGAAACCTCGGCACAAGGACGTGATCCTAAATTATCTGATGTAGGCAGTTCGTTACGGCTGCTTACAGGCTATACTGTTTATATTGAAGATTCTGAACATAAAATGTGGGGGTGGGGCGAAGAGCCTGATGTATATACTAATCAGTTACAAGAGTTAGCTATGCAATTAAAAGAAAATGGGATTGTTTCAGTTGGTACGCATGCTGTAGCGCTTAGAGATATTCAAACTTTGCACGGGAATTATAGGGTGTATATTTTTGGCTCTGAAATACACCCTCATGTGTGGCCCGCTAAGAATACGGTAAAATGGACGCTAATTTTTATTTTTTGTGTCGTTGTAGTTGGCATACTTATGGCCAATCGTTTATTAACTCGCTTTGTATTTCATCGGATTCGGAGTGCTCTTGATTTATTAGCTAAGGGCGTGCGCCAGATTCGTGATGGCAATTTAGAAGTTAAACTTTCGTATACGGGCAAGGATGAATTTGCACCAATTTGTGATGATTTTAATGATATGGCACAACGACTTAAAGAGTCAGTAGAACTTATCCAAAAGCAGGAAAACAATAGAAAAGAGCTATTAGCAGGTATATCGCATGATTTACGGTCACCGCTAACTTCTATTAAAGCGTATGCTGAAGGCATTCAAGACGGTATTGCTACTACACCTGAATTAGAAGCTAAGTATATTCGTATGATTCAGACTAAAGCCGATGAAATGGAACGAATGATTAGTAATCTATTTACATTTTCTAAAATGGAAATGGAAGAGTATCCCAATTATCCTGAAGAAGTTGATTTAGGGCAAGAAATAATAAATTTTGTCCGTAATGAGGGTGTATCCTATGGGAATAAAGGACTCTATGTAAGTTATCGGTTAGTGGGGGATACCTTTAAAATTTGGGCTGATCCGTTTCAAATTCGTCATATTTTAATGAATTTGGCAGATAATAGTGTAAAATACAAAACTAATGATATGGGGCATTTACAAATTGTGTGTGAACAGCAAAACGATGTTGTTATTGTGTGTGTAGCCGATGATGGACCGGGAACGACCGCTTCTAATCTAGAACGATTATTTGATGTGTTTTATCGTGATGATATGGCACGTAGTAATCCTCATAAAGGCAGTGGTCTAGGTCTTGCCATTGTGAAAAAGATGGTACAACAAATGAAGGGGTCTATTAATGCTGCGCAGGTGGAACCGCATGGATTACAGATTGTAATGAGGATTCCGCGTTATACTAAAGCAGATAATCACTAA
- a CDS encoding response regulator transcription factor, whose protein sequence is MSKRILIIEDDQAIAEIERDYLKLSQFEVALAHDGAEGLSMALTGNFDLILLDVMLPTIDGFEICKQLRKTLDIPILMVTAKQEDIDKIRGLGLGADDYIEKPFSPSILVARVKANLAQYDRLKQGQQADTLAEIQVGHLQIQPGSHRVFVRNQEINLKNKEYELLLFLVRNGDLVFDKETLYERIWGLDAIGDVATVPVHINRLREKIEDDPSNPQYIETVWGAGYRFKL, encoded by the coding sequence GTGTCTAAACGAATCTTGATTATCGAAGATGACCAAGCGATTGCTGAAATTGAGCGAGATTATTTAAAACTTAGTCAGTTTGAAGTGGCCTTAGCCCATGATGGTGCCGAAGGGTTAAGCATGGCATTAACAGGGAATTTTGATTTAATTTTATTAGATGTTATGTTACCTACTATAGATGGATTTGAAATTTGTAAACAATTACGCAAAACGTTAGATATTCCGATTCTTATGGTGACGGCTAAACAAGAAGACATTGATAAGATTCGTGGTTTAGGTCTTGGCGCTGATGATTATATTGAAAAGCCGTTTTCACCTAGTATTTTAGTGGCTCGTGTAAAGGCAAATTTGGCACAGTATGACCGATTGAAGCAGGGGCAACAGGCAGATACGTTAGCTGAAATCCAAGTAGGTCATTTACAAATTCAACCAGGTTCACATCGTGTATTTGTGCGCAACCAAGAAATTAATCTTAAAAATAAGGAATATGAGCTATTATTATTCTTAGTGCGTAATGGGGATTTAGTCTTTGATAAAGAAACTCTATATGAACGGATTTGGGGGCTTGATGCTATTGGGGATGTAGCGACGGTGCCAGTTCATATTAATCGATTGCGTGAAAAAATTGAAGATGATCCTAGTAATCCTCAGTATATTGAAACTGTATGGGGGGCAGGATATCGGTTTAAATTATAA
- a CDS encoding phosphatase PAP2 family protein, with protein MESVLNYIQQVDFAILNYIWLHGHTNWLDSFMITITTLGDSGVIWIAVGIYLLWRSEYRKTGIAIVVALALGFLICNLGIKPLVGRIRPFEWQPTLQLLITAPQGYSFPSGHTWSSFAIATILMLDKIPRRYWGLGLAAFIGISRIYLYAHFPTDVLVGMILGILIGCISLNVLNYLLTVYGDKLPNCINDYVNGGMAPAILHQKFNNDEEEIENMAKSEIVSASLDNYYTEK; from the coding sequence ATGGAGAGTGTATTAAATTATATACAACAAGTTGATTTTGCTATTTTAAATTATATTTGGTTACATGGGCATACAAATTGGTTGGATTCATTCATGATTACGATTACTACTTTAGGGGATAGTGGCGTTATTTGGATTGCCGTAGGGATTTATTTACTTTGGCGATCAGAGTATCGCAAGACTGGTATCGCTATTGTAGTAGCGTTAGCATTAGGCTTTTTAATTTGTAATTTAGGAATTAAGCCTTTAGTAGGACGTATTCGACCTTTTGAATGGCAACCAACGTTACAATTATTAATTACAGCCCCTCAGGGCTATTCATTTCCCTCAGGTCACACTTGGTCATCTTTTGCTATAGCTACAATCTTAATGTTAGATAAAATTCCTAGACGCTATTGGGGACTTGGTTTAGCTGCTTTTATCGGGATCTCAAGAATTTATTTATATGCACATTTTCCTACAGATGTATTGGTTGGTATGATATTAGGAATTCTTATTGGCTGCATAAGTTTAAATGTACTGAATTATTTATTAACTGTATATGGAGATAAACTACCTAATTGTATAAACGATTATGTTAATGGAGGAATGGCGCCTGCTATATTACATCAGAAATTTAATAATGATGAAGAAGAGATAGAAAATATGGCAAAATCTGAAATAGTTAGTGCTTCTTTAGATAATTATTATACTGAAAAATAG
- a CDS encoding DUF5960 family protein — METREFQRNQLQFAYFTPNYLQFENDFYEYSALDTPLTFLTDDILQSMAHSQQNYFKLNKENAKDNQDHYFYFKIHTVEHKRLIRQYVYDGHALHKRD; from the coding sequence ATGGAAACTAGAGAGTTTCAACGTAATCAACTACAATTTGCTTATTTTACGCCCAATTACTTACAATTCGAAAATGATTTTTACGAGTATTCAGCGTTAGATACACCACTCACCTTTTTAACCGATGATATTTTACAAAGCATGGCCCATTCACAACAGAATTATTTTAAATTAAATAAAGAAAACGCCAAAGACAATCAAGACCATTATTTTTATTTCAAAATTCATACCGTTGAACACAAACGCTTAATTCGCCAATATGTATATGACGGACATGCCTTACATAAACGAGATTAA